TCCCTTGCGCTTCAAGAGCGTCAGTCACCCGACCAAACAGACCATCGTTCTTGATCCGCTCAGAGCCGTAAAGCACCAGAACACTGCCGACACCAAACTCCTGTACATACTGACCGATATTGGCCTCTTTGCCTTTGCCGAATTCAATTCTTGTCGGATTGTAAAATGTAAAATCTCGCATCAATCTCTCCTTATTGCATCGTAAGTTCACGGTTGTTTATCTGTTTATAAGCATAGCGGCTGGGCACAAAAACAAAATACACAGAACTCTTCGATGATTGCACGATCCTCCACTTCGAAGCGATTTGGGTAAGGATTATGTTAACAGGGCGTTCATAAAGTCCCATCCTGGGCCTTTTCAACGACGCAAGCCGAAAATGCGATTTCCGTCTTGCTTACAAAATCAAGCATTTGAAAACATGTCCTTGATTTTGGTCGCCCGTCAGTGGGCTCCATAGGCTGTTTTTTAACAGCCTGTTAAACAAAAAAAGGGCTGGTCCACAATGAACCAGCCCTTTCTGCAATTATTTCAAGCTTATCTAGAGGTCAGGCATCCACCTGGCGCAATTTTGCCACATCACGCAACGGCGGTGCTCCGAACAACCGCCGGTATTCGCGGCTGAACTGCGAGGAACTTTCATAACCCACCTGATAAGCGGCGCGGGTCGCATCCAGATCTTCTGCCAGCATCAACCGACGCGCCTCCTGAAGACGCAGATGCTTCTGATATTGAAGCGGGCTGAACGACGTCATGGCGCGAAAATGGCTATGGAAACTTGACGCACTCATATTGGCAAGATCCGCCAGATCTTCAATTTTCAATTGCTGGGTAAAATTGCCCTTCAGCCAGTCAATAGCCCGGGCGATCTGATGACTGCGACTGCCCGCTGAGGCAATCTGGCGCAGCTTGGCGCCCTGATCACCAATCAGCAACCGGTAAAGGATTTCCCGATGCAGCATGGGCGCGAGAATCGGAATGCTCTCCGGTTCATCCAGCAGGGCAACCAGTCGTTGAACGGCACTGAGCAGGGGCAAGGTCACCTCTCCCGTAGCCATACAGCGATCCACGCTCGTACTACGCGGCGACGGCAGATTGCTGTCGATCATCAGTTGCGATAACTCCTTCATATCAAACTTCAGCACCAGACCAAGATATGGCTTATCCGGGCTGGCGGTGATGATCTGATACGACGCCGGTAAATGAATCGACGACAACAGATAGTTGTGAGCATCGTAATCAAAGGTTTCATCTTCAAGATGAATCCGTTTCGCCCCCTGGGCAATCATGCACACACTGGGCTCGGTCAAACCGATCCGCGGTTCGGTGGGCTGCTCATGACGCAATAGCATCAAACCAGGGACCTTGGTTTGATGCTCATCACAATCACGAGTCCATCGAGCAATCGAATCAGTCAGGCTCGTTTGTACAGCATCCCAAGAGCCTGACGCCTCAGCATCTTTAATTATCTGTCTTTCCATTGTTTTCTCCCGTTTTTCATTATCTAAACCTTAGCAGATAATACACCTTTCGGAAAAATAAAAATATGAAC
This is a stretch of genomic DNA from uncultured Desulfuromonas sp.. It encodes these proteins:
- a CDS encoding AraC family transcriptional regulator; this encodes MERQIIKDAEASGSWDAVQTSLTDSIARWTRDCDEHQTKVPGLMLLRHEQPTEPRIGLTEPSVCMIAQGAKRIHLEDETFDYDAHNYLLSSIHLPASYQIITASPDKPYLGLVLKFDMKELSQLMIDSNLPSPRSTSVDRCMATGEVTLPLLSAVQRLVALLDEPESIPILAPMLHREILYRLLIGDQGAKLRQIASAGSRSHQIARAIDWLKGNFTQQLKIEDLADLANMSASSFHSHFRAMTSFSPLQYQKHLRLQEARRLMLAEDLDATRAAYQVGYESSSQFSREYRRLFGAPPLRDVAKLRQVDA